A portion of the Acidisoma sp. PAMC 29798 genome contains these proteins:
- a CDS encoding sugar phosphate isomerase/epimerase family protein, which yields MSSNQITPSVRSHGLRGPLVMPFANLTHLSFPEMVEATRLAGFDGLSLRAHDALVILESGLTLADARSMAADAGIAIVRLDPLSAWTAMVSSDNTNLDITPLRFFQLCQALGCSYVSLNATFPTGHLPVEQVIEDFAKTCDLAGEFGVICDLENLPMWGVRTLNDAWDIVRQADRLNGGLVFDILHFVRGGSTLSDLEAIPGDRIHTVQLNDGPLALPAGVSLLENCFDRLWPGEGEFPITDVLRVLARIDGLAQVNPEVFSPANKDLRPSEVASISRRSLRDALARADIGI from the coding sequence ATGTCTTCAAACCAGATCACGCCAAGCGTGCGCAGTCACGGACTTCGCGGTCCACTGGTGATGCCGTTTGCAAATCTAACGCATCTCTCCTTCCCTGAAATGGTTGAGGCCACGCGTCTGGCGGGCTTCGACGGTCTGTCCCTGCGAGCACACGATGCTCTTGTCATCCTGGAGTCAGGTCTGACACTGGCCGACGCACGATCGATGGCGGCGGACGCTGGCATAGCAATCGTCCGTTTGGACCCGCTCAGCGCCTGGACGGCAATGGTATCGTCCGACAACACGAATCTGGACATCACGCCATTACGCTTTTTCCAACTCTGCCAGGCGCTCGGCTGTTCCTATGTGAGCCTGAACGCGACTTTCCCGACTGGCCACCTGCCGGTTGAACAGGTCATTGAGGATTTCGCGAAAACCTGCGATCTCGCAGGCGAATTCGGAGTCATCTGCGACCTCGAAAACCTGCCGATGTGGGGTGTCAGGACGCTGAATGACGCCTGGGATATCGTGCGGCAAGCCGACCGTCTAAATGGTGGTTTGGTGTTTGACATCCTGCATTTTGTTCGGGGCGGCTCGACGCTGAGCGACCTGGAAGCGATCCCTGGCGACCGCATCCACACTGTCCAGCTCAACGACGGCCCGCTCGCGCTTCCCGCCGGCGTCTCGTTGCTGGAAAACTGCTTTGACCGGCTCTGGCCTGGAGAGGGCGAGTTCCCGATCACCGATGTCTTGCGGGTGTTGGCGCGCATCGACGGTCTGGCGCAGGTCAATCCCGAGGTGTTTTCGCCCGCCAACAAGGATCTCCGGCCATCCGAGGTCGCTTCTATTTCGCGACGATCACTGCGGGACGCGCTGGCCCGCGCTGACATCGGGATTTGA
- a CDS encoding coniferyl-alcohol dehydrogenase produces the protein MTVVVTGVASGIGAGVARLLRDRGMVVIGVDRREPATGTCDHFVSCDLGHAAPVRELVANLPAGIRGLCNIAGLPPTAAPADVLKVNAIGLRTLTLGLIPKLADGGSIVNLASFAGHAWRDNVELINEFHGVDFDEAESFCQRHAVVTPHSYFFSKQYIIAWTLLNRWTWRSRGIRMNCVSPGPVETPILQDFVATLGDRVEQDMAVMDRSAQVADLAPIIAFLLEGGSSWLRGTNIEADGGLASHYAVQPSGLREL, from the coding sequence ATGACCGTCGTCGTCACCGGCGTTGCGTCCGGCATCGGGGCTGGCGTCGCCCGCTTGCTTCGCGACCGCGGGATGGTGGTCATCGGTGTGGACCGGCGGGAACCGGCCACCGGGACCTGCGACCACTTCGTCTCGTGCGATCTCGGTCACGCCGCTCCGGTCCGCGAACTTGTCGCCAACCTGCCGGCTGGCATCCGCGGGCTATGCAACATCGCCGGCCTGCCGCCGACGGCGGCGCCCGCAGACGTGCTGAAGGTCAATGCCATCGGCCTGCGTACTCTGACACTGGGATTGATTCCGAAGCTCGCAGACGGGGGCTCCATCGTGAACCTGGCCTCCTTCGCCGGTCACGCTTGGCGCGACAACGTGGAACTGATCAACGAGTTCCATGGCGTCGATTTCGACGAAGCGGAGTCGTTCTGCCAAAGGCATGCGGTCGTCACGCCGCACAGCTATTTCTTCTCCAAGCAGTACATTATTGCATGGACGCTGCTGAACCGCTGGACGTGGCGCAGCCGGGGTATCCGCATGAACTGCGTCAGTCCCGGTCCGGTCGAAACGCCCATCCTCCAGGACTTCGTCGCCACCCTCGGCGACAGGGTCGAGCAGGACATGGCGGTGATGGACCGATCGGCTCAGGTGGCCGATCTCGCACCGATCATTGCCTTCCTGCTGGAGGGCGGATCGAGTTGGCTGCGTGGCACCAACATAGAAGCCGATGGCGGTCTGGCGAGCCACTATGCCGTCCAACCCAGCGGCCTGCGAGAACTCTGA
- a CDS encoding IclR family transcriptional regulator, which translates to MSDQATAAGTVKSADRVLLVFELLSSWDRDMSHTEIAEALQIPKSSLTQLLKNLVSRKWLAYEPQGKTYALGPAFTRLAKQAGLARDLVTVSGPVLTELTAKTLESSALNLLRGDIVEVACTVMGPQRLVSHLKLGDAAPLYATSGAKAILAHLTKDIQDDYIRRISFESRTPSTIKTAGALRKNLAKIVAQGFAYSYEEWTPGIIGVAKPILDEAMRPVGAVNLAIPAVRFNPDAAKLFEAALTSAVDAIRRQIALA; encoded by the coding sequence ATGTCAGACCAAGCCACAGCCGCCGGGACCGTCAAGTCCGCCGACAGGGTTCTCCTCGTGTTCGAGCTGCTGAGCAGCTGGGATAGGGATATGTCGCATACCGAGATCGCCGAAGCGCTGCAGATTCCGAAGAGCAGCCTGACGCAGCTGTTGAAGAACCTCGTGTCACGGAAGTGGCTCGCGTACGAGCCCCAGGGCAAGACCTACGCGCTAGGACCGGCCTTCACGCGTCTTGCGAAGCAGGCTGGCTTGGCACGGGATCTCGTGACGGTGTCTGGACCGGTGCTGACCGAGCTCACTGCCAAGACGCTTGAATCCAGTGCCCTGAACCTTCTCAGGGGCGACATCGTCGAGGTCGCCTGCACGGTCATGGGTCCGCAGCGTCTCGTCTCGCATCTCAAGCTCGGCGATGCGGCGCCGCTCTACGCCACGTCGGGGGCGAAGGCCATTCTCGCCCACCTGACGAAGGACATTCAGGACGACTACATCCGACGCATTTCGTTTGAGTCCAGAACGCCGTCAACGATCAAAACGGCGGGCGCGCTGCGCAAGAACCTGGCGAAGATCGTGGCGCAGGGCTTTGCGTATTCCTATGAGGAGTGGACGCCCGGCATCATCGGCGTCGCCAAGCCGATCCTCGACGAAGCAATGCGCCCGGTCGGCGCCGTCAACCTCGCAATCCCCGCTGTACGCTTCAATCCGGATGCCGCGAAGCTGTTCGAAGCTGCGCTCACCAGCGCCGTGGACGCTATCCGTCGCCAGATCGCCCTGGCTTGA